From Actinosynnema mirum DSM 43827, a single genomic window includes:
- a CDS encoding Acg family FMN-binding oxidoreductase: MNRGQPDAATVRAAVTLACRAPSVHNTQPWRWRVGARSVQLHADTGRRLPGVDPDGADLLLSCGAALHHLRVALAAVGWRALVRRMPSPDDPQHLATVEFARHVPTAAEIRMATALRRRRTDRRDYSNWAAPEAALERLERIAEAEGVVARVAGPAHLVPAISVAAAVQAADPVYRVELRNWTGRGGGSPDGVPAASVPAAGSGRGVVRMREFPVGELAQPPGAGAERDEAALLVLGTIRDDPLGRLRSGEAMSAVLLAATAAGMATCPLTQPLEVDEARYEVGRAVFGGDVVPQVVLRLGWVLPGAAVLPLTPRRGVEEVVDPL, translated from the coding sequence ATGAACCGGGGCCAACCCGACGCGGCGACAGTGCGAGCCGCGGTGACCTTGGCCTGCCGCGCGCCGTCGGTGCACAACACGCAGCCGTGGCGGTGGCGGGTGGGCGCGCGCAGCGTGCAGCTGCACGCCGACACCGGACGGCGGCTGCCCGGCGTCGACCCCGACGGCGCCGACCTGCTGCTCAGCTGCGGGGCCGCGCTGCACCACCTGCGGGTGGCGCTGGCGGCCGTCGGCTGGCGGGCGCTGGTGCGCAGGATGCCCAGCCCGGACGACCCGCAGCACCTGGCGACGGTGGAGTTCGCGCGGCACGTGCCGACGGCTGCGGAGATCAGGATGGCGACGGCGCTGCGGAGGCGGCGGACCGATCGGCGGGACTACTCGAACTGGGCGGCGCCTGAGGCGGCGTTGGAGCGGTTGGAGCGGATCGCGGAGGCGGAGGGGGTGGTGGCTCGGGTCGCCGGGCCCGCCCACCTTGTGCCCGCGATCTCGGTGGCGGCGGCGGTGCAGGCGGCGGATCCGGTGTACCGGGTGGAGTTGCGGAACTGGACGGGACGGGGTGGCGGGAGTCCGGACGGGGTTCCTGCGGCCAGCGTGCCTGCGGCCGGGTCCGGGCGGGGGGTGGTGCGGATGCGGGAGTTCCCGGTTGGGGAGCTGGCGCAGCCACCTGGGGCTGGGGCTGAGCGGGATGAAGCGGCGTTGCTGGTGCTGGGGACGATTCGGGATGACCCGCTTGGGCGCCTGCGGTCGGGTGAGGCGATGAGTGCGGTGTTGTTGGCGGCCACGGCGGCGGGGATGGCCACCTGCCCGCTGACGCAGCCGTTGGAGGTTGACGAGGCCCGGTATGAGGTGGGGCGGGCGGTGTTCGGGGGGGATGTGGTTCCGCAGGTGGTGTTGCGGTTGGGGTGGGTGTTGCCTGGGGCCGCGGTTTTGCCGTTGACGCCCCGGAGGGGGGTGGAGGAGGTGGTTGATCCGTTGTGA
- a CDS encoding Rv1733c family protein, whose amino-acid sequence MDEGSEREVHEDTAAGGRNSLARPGDLLERVVIAIAVLLVLLALPVAAAIGSEVHSMRADFIATDVAEKHPVTATLTEDAPVVAGITGFENVEARAGWTTPAGATRTGLVGAPNGSPAGAEVEIWVDGLGGLVPPPPQSDGALIAGVTVALGLWAAFAGAIVLSCMVLRALLNRLRATDLEREWARVEPVWTSRA is encoded by the coding sequence ATGGACGAGGGTTCGGAGCGGGAGGTCCACGAGGACACCGCCGCCGGTGGCCGCAATTCGCTGGCGCGCCCAGGTGACCTGCTCGAACGCGTGGTGATCGCGATCGCCGTGCTGCTCGTGCTGCTGGCTCTCCCCGTCGCCGCCGCGATCGGTTCCGAGGTGCACTCGATGCGCGCGGACTTCATCGCCACCGACGTCGCCGAGAAGCACCCCGTGACCGCCACCCTCACCGAGGACGCGCCGGTCGTCGCGGGCATCACCGGCTTCGAGAACGTCGAGGCCCGCGCGGGGTGGACCACTCCCGCAGGCGCCACCCGCACCGGCCTGGTCGGAGCCCCGAACGGCAGCCCGGCGGGCGCCGAGGTCGAAATCTGGGTGGACGGCCTGGGCGGCCTGGTCCCACCCCCACCCCAATCCGACGGCGCTCTGATCGCAGGCGTCACCGTCGCACTCGGCCTGTGGGCCGCCTTCGCCGGCGCGATCGTCCTGTCCTGCATGGTGCTCCGCGCGCTCCTGAACCGCTTGCGCGCCACCGACCTGGAACGCGAGTGGGCCCGCGTCGAACCGGTCTGGACCAGCCGTGCGTGA
- a CDS encoding universal stress protein: MSTVVVGVDGSRTALRAVRWAASEARARDVPLRLAHAEMPLPQGIPGLDDRTRQEMHKQALLWLDEAAGQAGGVAVQYRAQIALAAPLLTAESERADLVVLGSRGTGTLASLLLGSTAVAVGARSSCPVVVVPDHDPKPGPVVCGIRSVDDTAALARAFEQARGNRLVVVSTTRPHLLSAPDDQATADHSAHLARTVDPWRRRHPDVQVDLVVRGDHPAHTLREWARGASLLVVGSRGRGTLAGWLHASTSQALLHRTPCPVMLVPLKAPTVPTLAR; the protein is encoded by the coding sequence GTGAGCACGGTCGTGGTCGGCGTGGACGGCAGCAGGACGGCGTTGCGCGCGGTTCGCTGGGCGGCGTCGGAGGCGAGGGCGCGTGACGTCCCGCTCCGCCTCGCTCACGCGGAGATGCCGCTGCCCCAAGGAATCCCCGGTCTCGACGACCGGACCAGGCAGGAGATGCACAAGCAAGCCCTCCTCTGGCTCGACGAGGCAGCGGGCCAAGCCGGGGGAGTGGCCGTCCAGTACCGCGCCCAGATCGCCCTCGCCGCCCCGCTCCTCACCGCCGAGTCCGAACGCGCCGACCTCGTCGTCCTCGGCTCACGCGGCACGGGCACCCTCGCCTCCCTCCTCCTGGGCTCCACAGCCGTGGCCGTGGGCGCCCGCTCCTCCTGCCCCGTGGTGGTGGTCCCCGACCACGACCCGAAACCCGGCCCCGTGGTCTGCGGAATCCGCTCCGTCGACGACACCGCCGCCCTGGCCAGGGCCTTCGAACAAGCCCGCGGCAACCGCCTCGTCGTCGTGAGCACCACCCGCCCGCACCTCCTCTCCGCACCCGACGACCAAGCCACCGCGGACCACAGCGCCCACCTCGCCCGCACCGTCGACCCCTGGCGCCGCAGGCACCCCGACGTCCAGGTCGACCTGGTCGTCCGCGGGGACCACCCCGCCCACACCCTGCGCGAGTGGGCCCGCGGAGCGTCCCTCCTGGTGGTGGGCAGCCGAGGCCGAGGCACCCTCGCGGGCTGGCTGCACGCCTCCACCAGCCAGGCCCTCCTCCACCGCACCCCCTGCCCCGTCATGCTCGTCCCCCTCAAAGCCCCAACCGTGCCCACCCTCGCCCGCTGA
- the pflA gene encoding pyruvate formate-lyase-activating protein, translated as MTSTLIGPTTTGSVHPMTTGAMQPRDGQVRGGQPRGGQVKPISGTVHSWDLATAVDGPGTRFVVFTSGCPLRCLYCQNPETWKMRDGTVVTAEEIMAEAEPYRRFIQVAGGGFTVSGGEPLLQPVFTGELFRRAKEWGMHTALDTSGYLGMRASDELLADVDLVLLDVKSWFPGTYRRVTGGEVAPTLDFARRLADLGKAVWVRFVLVPGHTDAEDNVAGVADFAASLGNVERVDVLPFHKLGESKYQELGIKFPLAGTPTPTPALVARVREQFAERGLVV; from the coding sequence ATGACGAGCACGCTGATCGGCCCGACCACGACGGGTTCGGTGCACCCGATGACGACAGGCGCGATGCAGCCCAGGGATGGGCAGGTCAGGGGCGGGCAGCCCAGGGGTGGGCAGGTCAAGCCGATCAGCGGCACGGTCCACTCGTGGGACCTGGCCACGGCGGTCGACGGGCCAGGGACGCGGTTCGTGGTGTTCACCAGCGGGTGCCCGCTGCGGTGCCTGTACTGCCAGAACCCCGAGACGTGGAAGATGCGCGACGGGACGGTGGTGACGGCCGAGGAGATCATGGCCGAGGCCGAGCCGTACCGGCGGTTCATCCAGGTCGCGGGTGGCGGGTTCACGGTGAGCGGCGGGGAGCCGCTGCTCCAGCCGGTGTTCACCGGGGAGCTGTTCCGGCGGGCCAAGGAGTGGGGGATGCACACCGCCCTGGACACCTCCGGGTACCTGGGGATGCGGGCGTCGGACGAGCTGCTGGCGGACGTGGACCTGGTGCTGCTGGACGTGAAGTCCTGGTTCCCTGGGACCTATCGGCGGGTGACCGGTGGTGAGGTGGCGCCGACGCTGGACTTCGCGCGGCGGTTGGCGGACCTGGGCAAGGCGGTGTGGGTGCGGTTCGTGCTCGTGCCAGGGCACACGGACGCGGAGGACAACGTGGCCGGGGTCGCGGACTTCGCGGCCTCGCTGGGGAACGTGGAGCGGGTGGACGTGCTCCCGTTCCACAAGCTCGGGGAGAGCAAGTACCAGGAGTTGGGGATCAAGTTCCCGCTGGCGGGGACGCCCACGCCCACTCCGGCGCTGGTGGCTCGGGTTCGGGAGCAGTTCGCGGAGCGTGGGCTCGTGGTGTGA
- the pflB gene encoding formate C-acetyltransferase, translating into MTAVSAGLGLDAWSGFKGGAWRDSIDVRGFIQDNYAPHLGDSAFLSGPTERTTGLWRDLSGLFAEERRRGVLDVDQHTPSTITSHRPGYLDKAQELIVGLQTDAPLKRAIMPNGGLRMVESSLAAYGYELPASVREVFTKYRKTHNDGVFDAYTPAVMRARRAGVITGLPDAYGRGRIIGDYRRVALYGVDRLVQVKKDERAALNEVPSSEDVIREREEIAEQIRALGELKEMAASYGGDVSRPATTAREAVQWVYFGYLAAVKEQNGAAMSLGRVSTFLDVYFERDLAAGTLTEEGAQELVDDLVIKLRIVRFLRTPAYDQLFSGDPTWVTESIGGVGEDGRPLVTKSSFRFLQTLYNLGPAPEPNLTVLWSPALPEGFKRYCARVSVDTSSIQYENDELIRPQFGDDAAIACCVSPMRVGKQMQLFGARANLAKALLYAINGGRDEVTGEQIGPEFPAITGDVLEIGEVRAAFDKMSDWLARTYVDALNVIHYMHDKYAYERIEMALHDSPVQRMLGCGIAGLSVAADSLSAIEHAVVRVVRDETGLAVDYEIEGDFPRYGNNDDRADSIAAGLVRDFMEKVRRYPAHRGALHTQSVLTITSNVVYGRHTGNTPDGRRAGEPFAPGANPMNGRDKRGLVAAALSVSKLPYEDALDGISLTATITPNGLGRDAEERTGNLVGVLDAYTDAGGYHLNANVLHRETLLDAMEHPENYPQLTIRVSGYAVNFVRLTKEQQQDVVNRTFHGGL; encoded by the coding sequence ATGACGGCGGTCTCCGCAGGACTCGGACTCGACGCCTGGAGCGGCTTCAAGGGCGGCGCTTGGCGCGACTCGATCGACGTCCGCGGGTTCATCCAGGACAACTACGCGCCGCACCTGGGCGACTCGGCCTTCCTGAGCGGGCCGACCGAGCGCACCACCGGGCTGTGGCGGGACCTGTCCGGCCTGTTCGCCGAGGAGCGCAGGCGCGGCGTCCTGGACGTGGACCAGCACACGCCGTCCACCATCACCTCGCACCGGCCCGGCTACCTGGACAAGGCGCAGGAGCTGATCGTCGGGCTGCAGACGGACGCGCCGCTCAAGCGGGCGATCATGCCCAACGGCGGGCTGCGGATGGTGGAGAGCAGCCTGGCCGCGTACGGCTACGAGCTGCCCGCGTCGGTGCGCGAGGTGTTCACCAAGTACCGCAAGACCCACAACGACGGCGTGTTCGACGCGTACACCCCGGCGGTCATGCGCGCGCGCCGCGCGGGCGTGATCACGGGCCTGCCGGACGCCTACGGGCGCGGCCGGATCATCGGCGACTACCGGCGGGTCGCGCTGTACGGCGTGGACCGGCTGGTGCAGGTCAAGAAGGACGAGCGGGCCGCGCTCAACGAGGTGCCGTCCAGCGAGGACGTGATCCGCGAGCGCGAGGAGATCGCCGAGCAGATCCGGGCGCTGGGCGAGCTGAAGGAGATGGCCGCCTCGTACGGCGGCGACGTCTCCCGGCCCGCGACGACGGCGCGCGAGGCCGTGCAGTGGGTGTACTTCGGCTACCTGGCGGCGGTGAAGGAGCAGAACGGCGCGGCCATGTCGCTTGGCCGGGTGTCGACGTTCCTGGACGTGTACTTCGAGCGGGACCTCGCGGCGGGAACGCTGACCGAGGAGGGCGCGCAGGAGCTCGTCGACGACCTGGTGATCAAGCTGCGGATCGTGCGCTTCCTGCGCACCCCCGCCTACGACCAGCTGTTCTCGGGCGACCCGACGTGGGTGACCGAGTCGATCGGCGGCGTGGGCGAGGACGGGCGCCCGCTCGTGACCAAGTCCAGCTTCCGGTTCCTGCAGACCCTGTACAACCTCGGGCCCGCGCCGGAGCCGAACCTGACGGTGCTGTGGTCGCCCGCGCTGCCCGAGGGGTTCAAGCGGTACTGCGCGCGGGTGTCGGTGGACACCAGCTCGATCCAGTACGAGAACGACGAGCTGATCCGGCCGCAGTTCGGCGACGACGCGGCGATCGCCTGCTGCGTGTCCCCGATGCGGGTCGGCAAGCAGATGCAGCTGTTCGGCGCGCGGGCCAACCTGGCGAAGGCGCTGCTGTACGCGATCAACGGCGGCCGGGACGAGGTGACCGGCGAGCAGATCGGGCCGGAGTTCCCGGCGATCACCGGTGACGTGCTGGAGATCGGCGAGGTGCGGGCCGCGTTCGACAAGATGTCGGACTGGCTGGCGCGGACCTACGTGGACGCGCTGAACGTCATCCACTACATGCACGACAAGTACGCGTACGAGCGCATCGAGATGGCGCTGCACGACAGCCCGGTGCAGCGGATGCTCGGCTGCGGCATCGCGGGGCTGTCGGTGGCGGCGGACAGCCTGTCGGCCATCGAGCACGCGGTGGTGCGGGTGGTCCGGGACGAGACCGGGCTGGCGGTGGACTACGAGATCGAGGGCGACTTCCCGAGGTACGGCAACAACGACGACCGGGCGGACTCGATCGCGGCCGGGCTGGTGCGGGACTTCATGGAGAAGGTGCGCAGGTACCCGGCGCACCGGGGGGCGCTGCACACCCAGTCGGTGCTGACGATCACCTCGAACGTGGTGTACGGCAGGCACACCGGGAACACGCCGGACGGTCGGCGGGCCGGGGAGCCGTTCGCGCCCGGCGCGAACCCCATGAACGGCAGGGACAAGCGCGGGCTCGTCGCGGCGGCGCTGTCGGTGTCGAAGCTGCCCTACGAGGACGCGCTGGACGGGATCTCGCTGACCGCGACGATCACGCCGAACGGGTTGGGGCGCGACGCCGAGGAGCGCACCGGGAACTTGGTGGGCGTGCTGGACGCCTACACGGACGCGGGCGGGTACCACCTCAACGCGAACGTGCTGCACCGCGAGACGCTGCTGGACGCCATGGAGCACCCGGAGAACTACCCGCAGCTGACGATCCGGGTGTCGGGGTACGCGGTGAACTTCGTGCGGTTGACCAAGGAGCAGCAGCAGGACGTGGTCAACCGGACCTTCCACGGCGGGCTGTGA